A single region of the Nocardioides sp. W7 genome encodes:
- a CDS encoding DUF429 domain-containing protein: MHYVGLDLAWGPKGSTGVAVIDPDARLLHVSTRRSDEEIDAALAPYLDERCLVAIDAPLIVRNPTGSRPAEKALSKDFRRFEAATHPSNTGKPEFADGGRAWHLAKRHGLDVNPRSGRARRAIEVYPHPATIVLFGLGRTLKYKHKQGRDLELLRSELLELMRHVESVVTVEETWAALRRQVEQATRKSELRVVEDQVDAVVCAYVGLFSDHWPDRTTTYGDPDPGWEQGYIVTPALPDESEVIDRAVREYAAGHAALVEAGQQALALTTAVLDEAGINYLTVTGRTKTVSSFAEKSRRVADGKPLYTDPLREINDQIGIRVITYVQSDVDAVADLLADQVVVKDDRDMGRETAREGRFGYASRHLLVELDPAREGQSAYAALRGRVVQVQVRTVLQHAWAEFEHDIRYKGQMPAEHARDFDRRFTLAAGLLELADREFSTIRDKLREAAAPAPAPEADDDPRLDPRELAAFLAGQYADAGWSRTDHYAWISGLLLELGITSLDELGDAIRPTTTMGLSERMDYRYPPGAVRRLDDALLAVFEERYVELHGNAHRAPLLRQRLEKIRA; the protein is encoded by the coding sequence GTGCACTACGTCGGTCTGGACCTCGCTTGGGGCCCCAAGGGCTCGACCGGCGTGGCCGTCATCGATCCCGACGCGCGCCTGCTGCACGTCTCGACCCGGCGCAGCGACGAGGAGATCGACGCCGCGCTGGCGCCGTACCTCGACGAGAGGTGCCTGGTCGCCATCGACGCGCCGCTCATCGTGCGCAACCCCACGGGGTCGCGGCCGGCGGAGAAGGCGCTGAGCAAGGACTTCCGCCGCTTCGAGGCCGCGACCCACCCCTCCAACACGGGCAAGCCCGAGTTCGCGGACGGTGGCCGGGCCTGGCACCTGGCGAAGCGGCACGGCCTGGACGTGAACCCGCGCTCGGGTCGCGCACGGCGGGCCATCGAGGTCTATCCGCACCCGGCGACGATCGTGCTGTTCGGGCTCGGGCGGACGCTGAAGTACAAGCACAAGCAGGGCCGCGACCTGGAGCTGCTCCGCTCGGAGCTGCTGGAGCTGATGCGCCACGTCGAGTCGGTCGTCACGGTCGAGGAGACCTGGGCGGCGCTGCGGCGACAGGTCGAGCAGGCCACCCGCAAGAGCGAGCTGCGGGTCGTCGAGGACCAGGTCGACGCGGTCGTCTGCGCCTACGTCGGGCTGTTCTCCGACCACTGGCCGGACCGGACGACGACGTACGGCGACCCGGACCCGGGCTGGGAGCAGGGCTACATCGTCACCCCCGCGCTGCCCGACGAGAGCGAGGTGATCGACCGGGCCGTGCGGGAGTACGCCGCCGGCCACGCCGCGCTGGTCGAGGCCGGGCAGCAGGCCCTCGCGCTGACCACCGCCGTGCTCGACGAGGCGGGCATCAACTACCTGACCGTCACCGGGCGCACCAAGACGGTCTCGTCGTTCGCCGAGAAGTCCCGTCGGGTCGCCGACGGCAAGCCGCTGTACACGGACCCGCTGCGCGAGATCAACGACCAGATCGGCATCCGCGTCATCACCTACGTGCAGAGCGACGTCGACGCGGTGGCCGACCTGCTGGCCGACCAGGTCGTGGTCAAGGACGACCGCGACATGGGCCGCGAGACCGCGCGCGAGGGCCGGTTCGGCTACGCCAGCCGGCACCTGCTGGTCGAGCTCGACCCCGCACGGGAGGGCCAGTCGGCGTACGCCGCGCTCCGCGGGCGGGTCGTCCAGGTCCAGGTCCGCACGGTCCTGCAGCACGCCTGGGCGGAGTTCGAGCACGACATCCGCTACAAGGGTCAGATGCCGGCCGAGCATGCCCGCGACTTCGACCGGCGGTTCACGCTCGCGGCCGGGCTGCTGGAGCTGGCCGACCGGGAGTTCTCCACGATCCGCGACAAGCTCCGCGAGGCGGCCGCCCCGGCGCCCGCCCCGGAGGCCGACGACGACCCGCGCCTGGACCCGCGCGAGCTGGCCGCCTTCCTGGCCGGGCAGTACGCCGATGCCGGCTGGTCGCGCACCGACCACTACGCCTGGATCTCCGGGCTGCTCCTCGAGCTCGGCATCACCTCCCTCGACGAGCTCGGCGACGCGATCCGGCCGACCACGACGATGGGGCTGAGCGAGCGGATGGACTACCGCTACCCGCCGGGTGCCGTCCGCCGGCTCGACGACGCCCTGCTCGCCGTCTTCGAGGAGCGCTACGTCGAGCTGCACGGCAACGCGCACCGCGCCCCGCTGCTGCGCCAGCGGCTGGAGAAGATCCGGGCGTGA
- a CDS encoding pseudouridine-5'-phosphate glycosidase: MTHPMLAVTDEVADALRDGRPVVALESTIISHGMPYPQNVAMATEVEGIVREHGAVPATIAVLDGTPRIGLSPDDLELLASHGDVTKVSVRDLPYVVARRLHGATTVAATMRLAALAGIRVFVTGGLGGVHRGAQQTFDVSADLTELGSTDVTVVSAGVKSILDIGLTLETLETLGVPVLVDGSDEFPSFYSRSSGHAAPMRVDGPEQVAAVMRAKWDLGLAGGIVVAHPIPEADEIPADEIGGIIDQALTDMDALGIRGKDATPYLLGRIVEITGGASLTANIALVRANARLGAAIAVAYAG; encoded by the coding sequence ATGACCCACCCGATGCTGGCCGTGACCGACGAGGTCGCCGACGCGCTGCGCGACGGCCGCCCCGTGGTCGCGCTGGAGAGCACGATCATCAGCCACGGCATGCCGTACCCGCAGAACGTCGCCATGGCCACCGAGGTCGAGGGCATCGTGCGCGAGCACGGCGCCGTCCCCGCGACCATCGCCGTCCTCGACGGCACCCCGCGGATCGGGCTCTCGCCCGACGACCTGGAGCTGCTGGCCAGTCACGGCGACGTCACCAAGGTCAGCGTCCGCGACCTGCCGTACGTCGTCGCCCGCCGCCTGCACGGCGCCACCACCGTCGCCGCGACCATGCGGCTCGCCGCGCTGGCCGGAATCAGGGTGTTCGTCACCGGCGGACTCGGCGGCGTGCACCGCGGCGCCCAGCAGACCTTCGACGTCAGCGCCGACCTCACCGAGCTCGGCAGCACCGACGTCACCGTGGTCAGCGCGGGCGTGAAGAGCATCCTCGACATCGGCCTCACCCTGGAGACCCTCGAGACGCTGGGCGTGCCGGTGCTGGTCGACGGCAGCGACGAGTTCCCGTCGTTCTACTCCCGCTCCAGCGGCCACGCGGCGCCGATGCGGGTCGACGGCCCTGAGCAGGTCGCCGCCGTGATGCGCGCCAAGTGGGACCTCGGCCTGGCCGGCGGCATCGTCGTCGCACACCCGATCCCGGAGGCCGACGAGATCCCCGCCGACGAGATCGGCGGGATCATCGACCAGGCCCTCACCGACATGGACGCTCTGGGCATCCGCGGCAAGGATGCGACGCCGTACCTCCTCGGCCGGATCGTCGAGATCACCGGCGGGGCCAGCCTCACCGCCAACATCGCGCTGGTGCGCGCCAACGCGCGGTTGGGTGCGGCGATCGCGGTGGCGTACGCCGGCTGA
- a CDS encoding PfkB family carbohydrate kinase: MSLTERESEIVALLRRDPLLGSEAIAGALGTTRAAVNVHLSNLGKKGVILGRGYVLGDGPSVVVVGGANMDVKARSTRSVRRGTSNPGSSALAPGGVGRNVAENLARLGTRTHLVAAVGADPLGDQVLAATSDAGVRVEHVRRSPHATGTYTAVLDADGELLVAVADMRATDELAPADINPARDLVAAASLVVLDGNLAAPTLGYALDLAAAAGVRVVLEPVSVPKAEPLRDLLDPARPVYAVTPNRDELGALTGRPVRTERQLGSAVDDLHARGASYVWVRLGERGSLLSGPDGQVLLDAVPTGEVADVTGAGDAMLAAFCHAVLAGESEAEAAAFGHAAAALTIASTHTVRPDLTDRLVRRHV, translated from the coding sequence GTGAGCCTGACCGAGCGGGAGAGCGAGATCGTCGCGCTGCTGCGCCGCGACCCGCTGCTGGGCTCCGAGGCGATCGCCGGCGCGCTCGGCACCACGCGGGCCGCCGTCAACGTGCACCTGTCCAACCTCGGCAAGAAGGGCGTCATCCTCGGCCGCGGCTACGTGCTCGGCGACGGACCATCGGTCGTCGTGGTCGGCGGCGCGAACATGGACGTCAAGGCGCGCAGCACCCGGAGCGTCCGGCGCGGCACCAGCAACCCCGGCAGCTCCGCGCTCGCGCCCGGCGGCGTCGGCCGCAACGTCGCGGAGAACCTCGCCCGGCTCGGCACCCGCACCCACCTGGTCGCGGCCGTCGGCGCCGACCCACTCGGCGACCAGGTCCTCGCCGCGACCTCGGACGCCGGCGTCCGGGTCGAGCACGTACGACGCAGCCCGCACGCCACCGGCACCTACACCGCCGTCCTCGACGCCGACGGCGAGCTGTTGGTGGCCGTCGCGGACATGCGGGCCACCGACGAGCTCGCGCCCGCCGACATCAACCCCGCCCGCGACCTGGTGGCCGCCGCCTCGCTCGTGGTGCTCGACGGCAACCTCGCCGCGCCGACCCTGGGCTACGCGCTCGACCTGGCGGCGGCGGCCGGCGTCCGGGTGGTCCTGGAGCCGGTCAGCGTGCCCAAGGCCGAGCCGCTGCGCGACCTGCTCGACCCGGCCCGCCCGGTGTACGCCGTGACGCCCAACCGCGACGAGCTCGGCGCGCTCACCGGCCGCCCGGTGCGGACCGAGCGCCAGCTGGGCAGCGCCGTCGACGACCTGCACGCCCGCGGGGCGTCGTACGTCTGGGTGCGGCTGGGGGAGCGTGGCTCGCTGCTCAGCGGTCCCGACGGCCAGGTCCTCCTCGACGCGGTGCCCACCGGCGAGGTCGCCGACGTCACCGGCGCCGGCGACGCGATGCTCGCCGCCTTCTGCCACGCCGTGCTGGCCGGCGAGAGCGAGGCCGAGGCCGCGGCGTTCGGCCACGCGGCCGCCGCGCTCACCATCGCCAGCACCCACACCGTCCGCCCGGACCTCACCGACCGCCTTGTCAGGAGACACGTATGA
- a CDS encoding YibE/F family protein, with product MAGAHSHRRDRHAGPGHGHGHGHGGGADVRVTRGARAALLSFLALVAVATAVGVWQLWPDGEQVDALADSVPFAAEGVTFPTAEVVEVEPACADGDDGSACGQVVVLVDDEETRLTVPPQVLESDLTAGDDVRLVRTPGAEGEPARVSWFGVERTSPIWLMAGLFALVVVVVARLRGVLALIGLVFAGIVLWQFVLPALLVGESAVAVGLVGSAAILYVVLYTTHGFSIRTSAALAGTHVGVLLTALLGWLAVGATRLTGVADEGANTLTTFAPDLDFAGLLTCAVIIAGLGVLNDVTITQSSAVWELRAAAPGLSRATVFASAMRIGRDHIASTIYTIVFAYAGTALTVLLVLQLYGLPIADLLATEEIAQEVVRTLATSIGLVLAVPVTTAIAVATVPAGVADQDKAPLVS from the coding sequence ATGGCCGGCGCGCACTCCCACCGACGAGACAGGCACGCCGGTCCCGGTCACGGGCACGGCCACGGCCACGGTGGGGGCGCCGACGTCCGGGTCACCCGCGGCGCTCGCGCCGCGCTGCTGAGCTTCCTCGCACTCGTGGCGGTGGCGACCGCGGTCGGGGTCTGGCAGCTGTGGCCGGACGGCGAGCAGGTCGACGCGCTGGCCGACTCGGTGCCGTTCGCCGCGGAGGGGGTCACCTTCCCGACGGCGGAGGTCGTCGAGGTCGAGCCCGCCTGCGCGGACGGCGACGACGGGTCGGCGTGCGGCCAGGTCGTGGTGCTGGTCGACGACGAGGAGACCCGGCTGACGGTGCCGCCGCAGGTGCTCGAGTCCGACCTGACGGCGGGCGACGACGTACGCCTGGTCCGCACGCCCGGCGCCGAGGGCGAGCCGGCGCGGGTGAGCTGGTTCGGGGTGGAGCGGACCAGCCCGATCTGGCTGATGGCGGGGCTCTTCGCGCTGGTCGTCGTCGTGGTCGCGCGACTGCGCGGCGTGCTGGCCCTGATCGGGCTGGTGTTCGCGGGGATCGTGCTGTGGCAGTTCGTGCTGCCCGCGCTGCTGGTGGGGGAGTCCGCGGTCGCGGTCGGTCTGGTCGGCTCCGCCGCGATCCTGTACGTCGTCCTCTACACGACCCACGGCTTCTCGATCCGCACCAGCGCCGCCCTCGCGGGCACCCACGTCGGCGTGCTGCTCACCGCCCTGCTGGGCTGGCTGGCCGTCGGTGCGACCCGGCTGACCGGCGTCGCCGACGAGGGCGCGAACACGCTGACCACCTTCGCGCCCGATCTGGACTTCGCCGGCCTGCTCACCTGCGCGGTGATCATCGCGGGCCTGGGCGTGCTCAACGACGTCACGATCACCCAGTCCTCCGCGGTCTGGGAGCTGCGGGCCGCCGCGCCGGGGCTGTCGCGCGCGACCGTCTTCGCCAGCGCCATGCGGATCGGCCGCGACCACATCGCCTCGACGATCTACACGATCGTCTTCGCGTACGCCGGCACCGCGCTGACCGTGCTGCTCGTCCTGCAGCTCTACGGCCTGCCGATCGCCGACCTGCTCGCGACCGAGGAGATCGCCCAGGAGGTGGTCCGCACGCTGGCGACCAGCATCGGCCTGGTCCTCGCCGTACCCGTCACGACCGCGATCGCGGTCGCCACCGTCCCCGCGGGGGTTGCTGATCAAGATAAAGCGCCCTTAGTATCCTAA
- a CDS encoding MmcQ/YjbR family DNA-binding protein, with the protein MAGRPEVPAEWVRRIGAVLEVLPECERLDAWVGVQWKVGSTSVAHVFGGEDQLFRILFHAEPDEVMAFQHLGPPYFRAGYGRDVVGLVLDGDTDWDELAELLTDGYCLRAPAPLAALVPRPPTPEG; encoded by the coding sequence GTGGCCGGTCGTCCCGAGGTTCCCGCGGAGTGGGTGCGCAGGATCGGCGCCGTGCTCGAGGTGCTGCCCGAGTGCGAGCGCCTCGACGCGTGGGTCGGCGTGCAGTGGAAGGTCGGCTCCACCAGCGTCGCGCACGTGTTCGGTGGCGAGGACCAGCTCTTCCGGATCCTCTTCCACGCTGAGCCCGACGAGGTGATGGCCTTCCAGCACCTCGGGCCGCCGTACTTCCGGGCCGGCTACGGCCGCGACGTGGTCGGGCTGGTGCTCGACGGCGACACCGACTGGGACGAGCTCGCCGAGCTCCTCACCGACGGCTACTGCCTGCGGGCGCCGGCGCCCCTCGCGGCTCTCGTGCCGCGGCCGCCGACCCCCGAGGGCTAG
- the lhgO gene encoding L-2-hydroxyglutarate oxidase, with protein MSERTIGVVGGGIVGLAVARELTLRHPGTRVVVLEKEDRLGAHQTGHNSGVVHAGIYYRPGSLKAGLCTRGRGLLKEYAAERGLPYDECGKLVVAVDPAELGRFEALERTAAENGVPGLRRVEGTDLTDVEPHAAGLVALHSPATAITDYVAVATAYARDVETAGGVVHLSTTVTGVRRGVGGVEVATDGGPFRFDRLVVCGGLESDRLGRLAGGSSTPRIVPFRGEYMSVVAHKQSHVRGMIYPVPDPRYPFLGVHFTRRVDGRLEVGPNAFLALSRQAYGRLSFSARDVTETLAFGGFWRFAGEHWRTGLAEARGVLSKRAYMRAAQRYVPDIGASDVVRSGLGLRAQALERDGSLVDDFVIQQSDGVTSVRNAPSPAATSSLAIAEHVVDRMDLR; from the coding sequence ATGAGCGAACGCACCATCGGCGTCGTCGGCGGCGGGATCGTCGGGCTGGCGGTCGCCCGGGAGCTGACCCTGCGCCATCCCGGCACCCGGGTCGTCGTCCTCGAGAAGGAGGACCGGCTCGGCGCCCACCAGACCGGGCACAACTCCGGTGTCGTGCACGCCGGGATCTACTACAGGCCCGGCAGCCTCAAGGCCGGACTGTGCACCCGGGGCCGCGGGCTGCTCAAGGAGTACGCCGCCGAGCGCGGGTTGCCGTACGACGAGTGCGGGAAGCTCGTCGTGGCGGTCGACCCCGCGGAGCTGGGCCGGTTCGAGGCGCTGGAGCGGACCGCAGCCGAGAACGGCGTGCCCGGCCTGCGCCGGGTCGAGGGCACCGACCTCACCGACGTGGAGCCGCACGCGGCCGGCCTGGTGGCGCTGCACTCGCCGGCCACGGCGATCACCGACTACGTGGCCGTCGCGACGGCGTACGCCCGAGACGTCGAGACCGCCGGCGGGGTGGTGCACCTGTCGACCACCGTCACCGGCGTACGACGAGGGGTCGGCGGGGTGGAGGTCGCCACCGACGGTGGGCCGTTCCGGTTCGACCGGCTCGTGGTCTGCGGCGGGCTGGAGTCCGACCGGCTCGGGCGGCTCGCCGGTGGCTCGTCGACCCCGCGGATCGTGCCGTTCCGGGGCGAGTACATGAGCGTCGTCGCCCATAAACAGAGCCACGTGCGCGGGATGATCTACCCGGTCCCCGACCCGCGCTACCCCTTCCTCGGGGTGCACTTCACCCGCCGCGTCGACGGCAGGCTCGAGGTCGGTCCGAACGCGTTCCTCGCGCTGAGCCGGCAGGCCTACGGCCGGCTGTCGTTCTCGGCCCGCGACGTCACGGAGACCCTGGCCTTCGGCGGCTTCTGGCGCTTCGCCGGCGAGCACTGGCGCACCGGCCTCGCCGAGGCCCGCGGGGTGCTCTCGAAGCGGGCCTACATGCGGGCCGCCCAGCGCTACGTCCCCGACATCGGCGCGTCCGACGTCGTCCGCAGCGGCCTCGGGTTGCGCGCCCAGGCGCTCGAACGCGACGGCTCGCTGGTCGACGACTTCGTCATCCAGCAGTCAGACGGGGTCACCAGCGTGCGCAACGCGCCGTCGCCGGCCGCCACCTCGAGCCTCGCGATCGCCGAGCACGTCGTCGACCGGATGGACCTTCGCTAG
- a CDS encoding TIGR00366 family protein, with amino-acid sequence MSHAAPEAAAGSAQERGLARFAQRCAAWTEKWFPDAYVFALAGVFVVTVAALLNGSSPKTVANAFGGGFWDLTAFTLQMAMVVLTGYIVATSPPVARLIARIAMVPSTPRGAVAFVALLSCLVSMLNWGLSLVFAGLLARAIARRTDLRADYRALGAAAYLGLGAVWALGLSSSAAQLQATPASLPPELLEITGVLDFGSTILTWQSLTMAAVLIALSVAVAWASAPRGAAVKTAEDLGVDLDDSVPPALARTRPGEWLEHSRILPGFLGLITLVWLVWQLIDLPVLTVLSSLNAYLLVFLVLGLVLHGTPRAFLDATTKAVPSTAGVLVQFPLYAAMAAILTRAEGNGGMTVSEHLADLFTGIGGGGGFAVVIALYTALLGILVPSGGGKWLVEAPYVMQSATDVQMNLGWTVQIYNAAEALPNLVNPFFMLPLLAVLGLRARDLVGFTFLQFLFHLPVVLLLLWLLGMTFDFEPPVMP; translated from the coding sequence ATGAGCCACGCCGCCCCCGAGGCCGCAGCCGGATCCGCACAGGAGCGCGGCCTGGCCCGCTTCGCCCAGCGCTGTGCCGCCTGGACCGAGAAGTGGTTCCCCGACGCCTACGTCTTCGCCCTGGCCGGCGTGTTCGTGGTGACCGTCGCGGCCCTGCTGAACGGCTCCAGCCCCAAGACCGTCGCCAACGCCTTCGGCGGCGGCTTCTGGGACCTCACCGCGTTCACCCTGCAGATGGCCATGGTGGTGCTGACCGGGTACATCGTGGCCACCTCACCCCCGGTCGCCCGGCTGATCGCGCGGATCGCCATGGTCCCGTCCACCCCGCGCGGCGCGGTCGCCTTCGTCGCGCTGCTCTCGTGCCTGGTCTCCATGCTGAACTGGGGCCTGAGCCTGGTCTTCGCCGGGCTGCTGGCCCGCGCGATCGCCCGCCGGACGGACCTGCGCGCCGACTACCGGGCGCTGGGCGCGGCGGCGTACCTCGGCCTCGGGGCGGTGTGGGCGCTCGGCCTCTCCTCCTCGGCCGCCCAGCTCCAGGCGACGCCGGCGTCGCTGCCGCCCGAGCTGCTGGAGATCACCGGCGTCCTGGACTTCGGCAGCACCATCCTGACCTGGCAGTCGCTGACCATGGCGGCGGTGCTGATCGCGCTCAGCGTCGCCGTCGCCTGGGCCTCGGCGCCGCGCGGGGCGGCGGTGAAGACCGCCGAGGACCTCGGCGTGGACCTCGACGACTCCGTCCCGCCGGCGCTCGCGCGCACCCGGCCCGGCGAGTGGCTGGAGCACTCCCGGATCCTGCCGGGCTTCCTCGGGCTGATCACCCTGGTCTGGCTGGTCTGGCAGCTCATCGACCTGCCGGTGCTCACCGTGCTCAGCAGCCTGAACGCCTACCTGCTGGTCTTCCTGGTCCTCGGCCTGGTGTTGCACGGCACCCCGCGGGCGTTCCTGGACGCCACCACGAAGGCGGTGCCCTCCACGGCCGGCGTACTCGTGCAGTTCCCGCTGTACGCCGCGATGGCCGCGATCCTGACCCGCGCCGAGGGCAACGGCGGGATGACCGTCTCCGAGCACCTCGCGGACCTGTTCACCGGCATCGGCGGCGGCGGTGGCTTCGCCGTCGTGATCGCGCTCTACACCGCACTGCTCGGCATCCTGGTGCCCTCCGGCGGCGGCAAGTGGCTGGTCGAGGCCCCCTACGTCATGCAGTCGGCCACCGACGTGCAGATGAACCTGGGCTGGACGGTGCAGATCTACAACGCCGCCGAGGCGCTGCCGAACCTGGTCAACCCGTTCTTCATGCTGCCGCTGCTGGCCGTGCTCGGCCTGCGGGCCCGGGACCTGGTCGGTTTCACCTTCCTGCAGTTCCTCTTCCACCTGCCGGTGGTCCTGCTGCTGTTGTGGCTGCTCGGGATGACCTTCGACTTCGAGCCGCCCGTGATGCCGTAG
- a CDS encoding YciI family protein, with amino-acid sequence MKYLILMQVDGTVLEQLTEEQGQQIGVGHNEFMRVTRESGEFVGTQALADPSQSKVVRSVGGTPEVTDGPFLEAKEFLGGYYLVDVESEARAVELAQLIPDARIDGLALEIRPVMFSDGFGV; translated from the coding sequence ATGAAGTACCTGATCCTGATGCAGGTGGACGGCACCGTGCTGGAGCAGCTCACCGAGGAGCAGGGCCAGCAGATCGGCGTCGGGCACAACGAGTTCATGCGCGTGACCCGGGAGTCCGGCGAGTTCGTCGGCACCCAGGCCCTGGCCGACCCGAGCCAGTCCAAGGTGGTCCGCTCCGTGGGCGGGACGCCGGAGGTGACCGACGGCCCGTTCCTGGAGGCCAAGGAGTTCCTCGGCGGCTACTACCTGGTCGACGTCGAGAGCGAGGCCCGCGCCGTGGAGCTGGCGCAGCTGATCCCCGACGCCCGGATCGACGGTCTGGCGCTGGAGATCCGGCCGGTGATGTTCAGCGACGGCTTTGGCGTCTGA
- a CDS encoding sigma-70 family RNA polymerase sigma factor, with amino-acid sequence MASEASGRGGPDRPGEDGWRELALHALARLVRRYGAAQFDLCEDAVQEALIEAHRQWASTPPRDPAGWLVTTAQRRYVDLVRTERRRRDREVGQARLTHPVAQQRVSARDDSLLVLQLCCHPELSRSAQVALTLRAVSGLSTAQIANLYQVPETTLAQRITRAKRRLRDVGGRLPAPDGATDRLGPVLEVLYLMLTEAHHTTSGEPAQDTTLAAETLRLARLVHDLVPEDTEAAGLLALVLLTEARTPARLDDDGRLVPLDEQDRSRWDADLIADGLRVLDGAVVGTPPAPYLLQACIAALHCQAPSTEETDWREILALYRLLERVAHQANPNVELNRIVAESMVHGTGRGLTLLDDLGRRHPDLPRWQAVRAHLLERQGDLGAAGDAYRLAVAATRSTAERQHLSQRLRRLNRLG; translated from the coding sequence TTGGCGTCTGAGGCCAGTGGTCGGGGCGGTCCCGACCGGCCGGGCGAGGACGGCTGGCGCGAGCTCGCGCTGCACGCCCTCGCCCGGCTGGTGCGCCGGTACGGCGCCGCGCAGTTCGACCTGTGCGAGGACGCCGTCCAGGAGGCCTTGATCGAGGCGCACCGGCAGTGGGCCTCGACGCCACCGCGGGACCCGGCCGGCTGGCTGGTCACGACCGCGCAGCGCCGGTACGTCGACCTGGTCCGCACCGAGCGGCGACGCCGCGACCGGGAGGTCGGGCAGGCCCGGCTCACGCACCCCGTGGCGCAGCAGCGGGTCTCCGCGCGCGACGACAGTCTGTTGGTGCTGCAGCTGTGCTGCCATCCCGAGCTGTCGCGGTCCGCGCAGGTCGCGCTGACCCTGCGCGCGGTCTCCGGGCTGAGCACCGCCCAGATCGCGAACCTCTACCAGGTCCCCGAGACGACGCTCGCGCAGCGGATCACCCGCGCCAAGCGACGGCTGCGCGACGTCGGCGGTCGGCTGCCGGCCCCGGACGGTGCCACGGATCGACTCGGTCCGGTGCTGGAGGTGCTCTACCTGATGCTCACCGAGGCGCACCACACGACCAGCGGCGAGCCCGCCCAGGACACGACGCTCGCCGCCGAGACCCTGCGGCTGGCCCGGTTGGTGCACGACCTCGTCCCCGAGGACACCGAGGCCGCGGGCCTGCTCGCCCTGGTGCTGCTGACCGAGGCCCGCACCCCCGCCCGCCTCGACGACGACGGACGGCTGGTCCCGCTGGACGAGCAGGACCGCTCCCGCTGGGACGCGGACCTGATCGCCGACGGACTGCGGGTCCTGGACGGCGCGGTGGTCGGCACGCCGCCAGCGCCGTACCTCCTCCAGGCGTGCATCGCCGCGCTGCACTGCCAGGCCCCGTCGACCGAGGAGACCGACTGGCGGGAGATCCTCGCGCTGTACCGGCTGCTGGAGCGAGTCGCCCATCAGGCCAACCCGAACGTCGAGCTCAACCGGATCGTCGCCGAGTCGATGGTGCACGGGACGGGCCGCGGGCTGACGCTCCTCGACGACCTGGGCCGCCGACACCCGGACCTGCCGCGGTGGCAGGCGGTCCGGGCACACCTGCTCGAGCGTCAGGGCGACCTCGGCGCCGCCGGTGACGCCTACCGGCTCGCCGTGGCCGCGACCCGCAGTACGGCGGAGCGGCAGCACCTCAGCCAGCGGCTGCGCCGGCTCAACCGGCTCGGATAG
- a CDS encoding superoxide dismutase family protein — MRRTKSTALAAALLVAAAGAAVTTEAVQASGDRPGGPGQHHHDRHGHHGRGLTVSLHDAAGNRVGKVQMRQRGAVIEVTGTVRSLAPGFHGFHVHTTGVCDPAAPNGPFTSAGGHYVGSGGSHGDHDGDLPSLLADQSGSARIWFTTDRFTLAELRADDGSAVMIHGGRDNYANIPTRYSAGGIAGPDAATLATGDAGNRVICGVVG, encoded by the coding sequence ATGCGGAGGACGAAGTCGACCGCACTGGCCGCCGCCCTGCTGGTCGCCGCCGCCGGAGCAGCGGTGACGACCGAGGCGGTGCAGGCGAGCGGAGACAGGCCCGGCGGACCGGGCCAGCACCATCACGACCGCCACGGCCACCACGGCCGCGGACTCACGGTGAGCCTGCACGACGCGGCCGGGAACCGGGTCGGGAAGGTCCAGATGCGCCAGCGCGGAGCCGTGATCGAGGTGACCGGGACGGTGCGCTCGCTGGCGCCGGGCTTCCACGGCTTCCACGTGCACACGACCGGGGTCTGTGACCCGGCCGCTCCGAACGGACCCTTCACGAGCGCCGGCGGTCACTACGTCGGGAGCGGCGGCAGCCACGGCGACCACGACGGCGACCTGCCCTCACTGCTCGCCGATCAGAGCGGGTCGGCGCGCATCTGGTTCACCACCGACCGGTTCACGCTCGCCGAGCTGCGGGCCGACGACGGATCGGCGGTGATGATCCACGGCGGACGCGACAACTACGCGAACATCCCGACGCGCTACTCTGCCGGTGGCATCGCGGGGCCCGACGCGGCGACGCTCGCCACGGGAGACGCCGGCAACCGGGTGATCTGCGGCGTGGTCGGCTGA